One part of the Prunus persica cultivar Lovell chromosome G5, Prunus_persica_NCBIv2, whole genome shotgun sequence genome encodes these proteins:
- the LOC18776766 gene encoding peptidyl-tRNA hydrolase, chloroplastic: MNVAASLSSIATVRFPNCHRCFRSSKTLIPSSSLRIMSQFSSSPSASSAPPMSSNTAAVESKKPPKQPWLIVGLGNPGKKYHSTRHNVGFEMVDAIAEAEGISLSSVSFKALVGKGLIGDVPVIFAKPQTFMNKSGESVGSIVSYYKIPLKQVLVIFDDLDLPFAKLRLLPKGGHGGHNGMRSVIDHFKGSRDFPRLRIGIGRPPGKMDPVNFVLRPFTKQELEELNFTFQDGVEAVRILLLEGFNKSATFVNSAKPLEQCG; the protein is encoded by the exons atgaaCGTTGCTGCTTCTCTATCATCTATCGCCACCGTTCGCTTCCCCAATTGCCACCGCTGTTTTCGCTCctcaaaaaccctaattccATCTTCGTCGCTTCGGATAATGTCTCAATTCTCGTCATCACCCTCCGCCTCATCTGCGCCGCCAATGAGCTCGAACACGGCGGCTGTCGAATCCAAGAAGCCGCCCAAGCAGCCGTGGCTCATCGTAGGCCTTGGAAACCCCGGAAAGAAATACCACAGCACTCGCCACAAT gtgggttttgagatgGTGGATGCTATAGCTGAAGCTGAAGGGATATCATTGAGCAGTGTTTCTTTCAAAGCCCTGGTCGGAAAAG GCCTTATTGGGGATGTTCCAGTTATATTTGCCAAACCACAAACTTTCATGAATAAAAGCGGTGAGTCA GTTGGATCCATTGTTTCGTATTACAAGATTCCATTGAAGCAAGTACTTGTG atcTTTGATGATCTAGATCTCCCTTTTGCAAAACTGCGGCTGTTGCCAAAAGGTGGACATGGAGGGCACAATGG GATGAGGAGTGTCATTGATCACTTTAAAGGGAGTCGAGATTTTCCTCGTTTAAGAATCG GCATTGGACGGCCTCCTGGGAAAATGGATCCTGTGAACTTTGTTCTTCGTCCCTTTACTAAACAAGAACTTGAAGAG TTGAATTTTACGTTTCAAGATGGCGTAGAAGCGGTGCGTATTCTTTTGCTCGAGGGGTTCAACAAAAGCGCAACATTTGTTAATAGTGCCAAACCCTTGGAACAATGTGGTTAA
- the LOC18777395 gene encoding uncharacterized protein LOC18777395 encodes MAPPSLLLGPPEFRKPEPIAAATQTQSTDPFVDLMVANYNDSAKAPIIAPPMGFTENRSATFLSSGNPCVDFFFHVVPSTPASYFNQQLPLAWAHDDLTTLKLICNLRGVRGTGKSDKEGFYTAAFWLHKHHPKTLACNVASLAEFGYFKDLPEILYRLLQGEDVRKTQKAEWSMRKGGACRIGRRGRRGLNHLRPPYRGGVAPCGGSVSPSPPYYGGGFAPPAPYGGGPYGLRPPFGGGLRSSSSAVKGRRSSNRKGDVQSREARIKRAMERAQLEKEKASSLRREKKSSMAQKALGRYQRDPDFRFLYERVSDLFAECLKSDIENFNSNQYKKITLAAKWCPSIDSSFDRATLLCESIARKVFPRESYPEYEGVEDAHYAYRVRDRLRKDVLVPLRKVLELPEVYIGANQWGSIPYNRVASVAMKFYKEKFLKHDEERFKKYLEDVKAGKSTIAAGALLPHEIIESLNHGDGGQVAELQWKRMVDDMQKQGKMNNCLAVCDVSGSMNGTPMEVSVALGLLVSELSEEPWKGKVITFSARPELHLIQGGDLMSKCEFVRTMEWGGNTNFQKVFDLLLQVAVKGRLKPEHMIKRIFVFSDMEFDQASTNRWETDYQTIQRKYNKKGYGNAIPQIVFWNLRHSLSTPVPSTQPGVALLSGYSKNLMKLFLDNDGEVRPDSVMEQALSGEEYQKLLVLD; translated from the coding sequence ATGGCTCCTCCAAGTCTTCTTCTTGGTCCCCCAGAGTTCAGAAAGCCAGAGCCAATCGCAGCAGCAACCCAAACCCAATCGACTGACCCCTTCGTTGACCTCATGGTTGCCAATTACAACGACTCAGCCAAGGCTCCAATTATCGCACCTCCGATGGGCTTCACTGAGAACCGATCTGCCACGTTTCTCTCCTCCGGCAACCCCTGCGtcgatttcttcttccatgtTGTGCCATCCACGCCGGCCTCCTATTTCAACCAACAACTCCCTCTCGCCTGGGCCCACGACGACCTAACCACCCTCAAGCTCATCTGCAACCTCAGAGGCGTGCGCGGCACTGGAAAGTCCGACAAGGAAGGCTTCTACACGGCGGCGTTTTGGCTCCACAAGCACCATCCCAAAACCCTCGCCTGCAACGTTGCGTCTCTAGCCGAGTTTGGGTATTTCAAAGATCTGCCTGAGATCCTGTACCGCCTTCTACAAGGCGAAGACGTGAGGAAGACCCAAAAGGCCGAGTGGTCGATGAGAAAAGGCGGGGCGTGTAGGATTGGTAGGCGTGGTAGGCGGGGGCTAAATCATCTGAGACCACCCTACAGAGGTGGTGTTGCACCCTGCGGAGGTAGCgtttcaccatcaccaccCTACTACGGAGGTGGCTTTGCACCACCAGCACCCTACGGAGGTGGCCCCTATGGGTTGAGACCACCCTTCGGGGGCGGGCTCAGGTCAAGTAGCAGTGCGGTGAAGGGGCGTCGGTCAAGTAATCGGAAAGGGGATGTGCAATCTAGAGAGGCCCGGATAAAAAGGGCAATGGAAAGGGCACAATTGGAGAAGGAAAAGGCGAGCTCtttgagaagagagaagaagagcagCATGGCCCAGAAAGCCCTTGGGAGGTACCAACGTGACCCAGATTTCCGGTTTCTGTACGAGCGTGTTTCAGATCTTTTCGCCGAGTGTTTGAAGTCCGATATTGAAAACTTCAACTCCAATCAGTACAAGAAGATAACCCTGGCAGCCAAGTGGTGTCCTTCTATCGATTCATCCTTCGACCGAGCCACTTTGCTATGCGAAAGCATCGCCAGGAAGGTCTTCCCGCGAGAATCATACCCAGAATATGAAGGTGTTGAGGACGCCCATTACGCCTACAGAGTCCGAGACCGGCTGAGGAAGGATGTGTTGGTGCCGTTGAGGAAGGTGTTGGAGTTGCCAGAGGTTTATATAGGTGCCAACCAGTGGGGTTCCATTCCTTACAACCGAGTGGCCTCTGTGGCCATGAAGTTTTACAAGGAGAAGTTCCTTAAGCATGATGAAGAGAGGTTTAAGAAGTATTTGGAGGACGTCAAAGCCGGCAAGTCCACCATTGCAGCAGGTGCTTTGCTTCCACATGAGATCATAGAGTCTCTGAATCATGGAGATGGCGGGCAAGTGGCTGAGCTTCAGTGGAAGAGAATGGTGGATGACATGCAGAAGCAAGGCAAGATGAACAACTGCTTGGCTGTATGTGACGTCTCTGGAAGCATGAATGGGACACCCATGGAGGTGTCGGTGGCTTTGGGACTGTTGGTGTCTGAACTGAGTGAAGAGCCATGGAAGGGAAAGGTCATCACTTTCAGTGCAAGACCTGAGCTTCATTTGATACAAGGCGGTGATCTTATGTCCAAGTGCGAGTTTGTGAGGACGATGGAATGGGGCGGGAACACTAATTTTCAAAAGGTGTTTGATTTGCTTCTGCAAGTGGCAGTGAAGGGGAGACTGAAGCCAGAGCATATGATAAAGAGGATCTTCGTGTTCAGCGACATGGAGTTTGATCAGGCTTCAACCAATAGGTGGGAGACTGATTATCAGACAATTCAGAGGAAGTATAATAAGAAAGGATATGGGAATGCCATACCGCAGATTGTGTTTTGGAATCTAAGGCACTCTTTGTCTACGCCAGTGCCTAGCACACAACCAGGGGTGGCGCTGTTGAGTGGCTATTCGAAGAATTTGATGAAGTTGTTCTTGGATAATGATGGAGAAGTTCGCCCAGACAGTGTCATGGAACAAGCCCTCTCCGGCGAAGAATATCAGAAGTTGCTTGTGCTGGATTGA
- the LOC18777986 gene encoding protein PLANT CADMIUM RESISTANCE 12: MHPNNNSDPKQAPQAAAYGGYQPQAAPAAAAYGGYQQQAAPPHAAAAYGYQQGTPQWTTGLCGCFEDPSNCLMTCCCPCVTFGQNAEIIDKGTTSCAFAGLIYHALSYVGCSCLFSFPYRSKLRGLYSLPEDPCVDCCVHCLLPTCAICQEYRELKNRGQDPSIGWIANAQKMNQGQAGNPAPPYITPGMSR, encoded by the exons ATGCATCCTAATAACAATAGTGATCCTAAACAAGCTCCACAAGCAGCAGCATACGGCGGTTATCAGCCACAGGCGgcaccagcagcagcagcatacGGTGGTTATCAACAACAGGCGGCACCTCCACACGCAGCAGCAGCATATGGCTATCAACAGGGGACGCCTCAATGGACGACAGGTCTATGTGGTTGCTTTGAAGATCCTTCCAATT GTTTGATGACCTGCTGCTGTCCCTGTGTAACCTTTGGCCAAAATGCTGAGATCATTGATAAAGGAACAACGT CTTGTGCTTTTGCGGGTTTAATCTATCATGCTCTTTCCTATGTGGGGTGTTCTTGTTTGTTCTCGTTCCCCTATCGATCCAAACTGAGAGGCCTATATTCATTGCCGGAAGATCCATGTGTAGACTGCTGTGTCCATTGTTTGCTTCCCACATGTGCTATTTGTCAAGAGTACCGGGAGCTCAAGAACCGTGGACAAGACCCCTCCATAG GTTGGATCGCCAATGCTCAGAAAATGAACCAAGGTCAAGCTGGAAACCCTGCACCTCCGTACATCACGCCAGGCATGTCTCGTTAG
- the LOC18776870 gene encoding proline-rich protein 2 has protein sequence MGDQEAEYQGDVHDQPQMEAEEVELQDQQFEYQQVPDTGDGVPPLNYDDQNQHDQYQQPQPQPPNQNDYDPQPQPQPQVVFQQTQQPSQPQPMQFPPLGPPQPNPYQTQPQQFPPQSPQQFPPQRPQQFPPQSPQQFPPQSPIQFPPQRPQQLPPQNPQQFPPQSPQQFPPQSPKQFPPQRPQQYPPQSPQFQAQQQQQQQQQQGYQQPQMTPQPGAAAQFPPQNVQSHPNPMYGNGANQPGAYPPQAPQQSPAKFPPASPSTPHQVHYQQQQPLPAQAGYINVNAGNTNAMPDNNYAAQGVPVQQPHYQPGPLNHINLQNVGTEGWSSELFDCMDDPMNALTTAFVPCLTFGQIAEIVDNGTTSCAISGLFYGLIASFLGVPFIMSCTYRTKLRSMFGLVEAPAPDWVTHLFCEPCALCQEYRELQIRGIDPSIGWIGNLQRNPNLQQQLRANMMAPPPPQYMNHNCQ, from the exons ATGGGAGACCAAGAAGCAGAATACCAGGGTGATGTTCATGACCAACCTCAAATGGAGGCGGAGGAGGTGGAGTTACAAGATCAACAATTTGAGTATCAACAAGTGCCTGACACTGGCGACGGTGTTCCTCCATTGAACTATGATGACCAAAACCAACATGATCAATACCAACAACCACAGCCACAGCCACCCAATCAAAATGATTATGACCCCCAACCGCAACCACAACCACAAGTCGTCTTTCAGCAGACACAACAGCCATCTCAGCCTCAGCCAATGCAGTTCCCACCACTAGGTCCTCCACAACCAAACCCTTATCAGACTCAACCACAGCAATTCCCTCCTCAAAGCCCTCAGCAGTTTCCTCCTCAGAGGCCACAGCAGTTTCCTCCTCAAAGTCCACAACAATTTCCTCCTCAAAGTCCAATACAGTTTCCTCCTCAAAGGCCACAGCAGCTCCCTCCTCAAAACCCACAGCAGTTCCCTCCTCAGAGCCCACAGCAGTTTCCTCCTCAAAGTCCAAAGCAATTTCCTCCTCAAAGGCCACAGCAGTACCCACCACAAAGCCCGCAATTTCAagctcaacaacaacaacagcagcagcagcagcagggcTATCAGCAGCCTCAAATGACCCCCCAGCCTGGGGCTGCTGCACAGTTCCCACCCCAGAATGTGCAATCCCATCCCAATCCCATGTATGGAAATGGGGCCAACCAGCCTGGGGCCTACCCACCACAAGCACCCCAACAATCTCCAGCAAAATTTCCTCCTGCAAGTCCAAGTACACCTCATCAGGTTCATtaccagcagcagcagccgCTACCAGCACAAGCAGGGTACATTAATGTTAATGCAGGCAATACCAATGCCATGCCTGATAATAATTATGCTGCTCAAGGGGTTCCAGTGCAGCAGCCTCATTACCAGCCGGGACCTCTTAATCATATCAACCTGCAGAATGTTGGCACTGAGGGCTGGAGTTCTGAGTTATTTGATTGCATGGATGATCCAATGAATG CTCTCACAACGGCTTTCGTTCCATGCTTGACGTTCGGGCAGATAGCAGAGATTGTAGATAACGGCACTACCT CATGTGCCATCAGCGGATTGTTCTACGGGTTGATTGCAAGTTTCCTTGGGGTACCATTCATAATGTCATGCACTTATCGCACAAAGCTGCGGAGCATGTTTGGGCTGGTGGAGGCCCCTGCACCCGATTGGGTCACTCATTTGTTTTGTGAACCCTGTGCTCTCTGCCAAGAATATAGGGAACTTCAGATCAGAGGGATAGATCCTTCCATAG GTTGGATAGGAAATTTGCAACGGAATCCCAACTTGCAGCAGCAGCTGCGAGCTAACATGATGGCGCCTCCACCACCCCAATATATGAATCATAATTGTCAATGA
- the LOC109949367 gene encoding early nodulin-75-like, with translation MGRPEAQTCDAQPHPLEHQPNQAPFKFAVHAQQPQQQLPAEQLPPPNNPSTVIEPSPDHEADDDHHEHQAIANHHDQTHEHQAMQPHYNPLQLAPQNPSHSVGTSRPDHHQQPRPLHLAAQLPPTNPYNTNLMLHHYHWPHHNYNAPAPPAAYQVHPQQQALMPTGPAAPRPHPTPTPYYPPLPVPLPLPHHHHHASSDPAIYYTTPQVLFPPPAAYQFVPRHSGQLQYYSNPVAAARNQLPPLHYNPNYIAETGIPVQNVQYLPMLLPQPAGIDGAWKTGLFQCLDDPPNAIMTLFCPCWTFGQVAEIVNNGQTSCAVNSLIYMLITVCIFVPCLLSCTYRKKLRNKFDLPESPAPDCIIHFLCEWCALCQEHRELELRGLDPSLGWVGNMEHMQRLQQKRQAAMAPPATQRMTGY, from the exons ATGGGACGTCCTGAGGCACAAACTTGTGATGCTCAACCGCATCCTCTTGAACATCAACCAAACCAGGCGCCGTTCAAATTCGCAGTACATGCGCAACAACCCCAGCAGCAGCTGCCTGCAGAACAGCTTCCGCCTCCAAATAACCCCTCTACTGTTATAGAACCTAGTCCTGATCACGAGGCAGATGATGATCATCATGAACATCAAGCAATTGCAAACCATCATGATCAAACTCATGAACATCAAGCCATGCAGCCCCACTATAACCCTCTACAGCTTGCACCCCAAAACCCCTCCCACAGCGTTGGAACATCACGTCCTGATCATCATCAACAACCCCGGCCTTTACATCTTGCGGCACAATTGCCACCCACAAACCCCTATAACACCAATCTCATGTTACACCATTATCATTGGCCTCACCATAATTATAATGCGCCTGCACCACCAGCGGCATACCAAGTACACCCCCAACAACAAGCATTGATGCCAACTGGCCCAGCAGCACCACGCCCACATCCAACTCCAACTCCATATTATCCTCCTCTTCCtgttcctcttcctcttcctcatcatcatcaccacgCTTCTTCTGATCCCGCAATTTATTATACTACACCACAAGTGCTTTTCCCTCCTCCGGCTGCTTACCAATTTGTTCCTCGTCACTCTGGACAACTGCAATATTATAGCAATCCTGTTGCTGCAGCTAGAAATCAGCTGCCGCCTCTACATTATAACCCTAATTATATTGCAGAAACAGGAATACCCGTCCAAAATGTTCAATACCTACCAATGCTGCTGCCTCAGCCCGCTGGCATAGACGGTGCTTGGAAAACAGGGCTTTTTCAGTGCTTAGATGACCCCCCAAATG CTATCATGACGTTATTCTGCCCGTGCTGGACATTCGGTCAGGTTGCAGAGATTGTCAACAATGGTCAAACCT CGTGCGCAGTCAATTCACTGATTTACATGCTGATTACGGTGTGCATCTTTGTGCCATGCTTGCTATCATGCACATATCGGAAAAAGCTAAGGAACAAGTTTGACCTACCTGAAAGCCCTGCTCCCGACTGCATCATTCACTTCTTATGTGAGTGGTGTGCTCTCTGCCAAGAACATAGGGAGCTCGAGCTCAGAGGCCTGGACCCTTCTTTAG GATGGGTGGGAAACATGGAGCATATGCAGAGGTTGCAGCAAAAGCGGCAAGCTGCCATGGCTCCCCCAGCGACCCAAAGAATGACTGGATattaa